The Lutzomyia longipalpis isolate SR_M1_2022 chromosome 2, ASM2433408v1 DNA window CCTTAATACATTAAGGTGGCAAGGAAAACATTGATTATTTTTGATCccacaattttaaaaattaataaaaagttaaactcaattatttatgcgcattgatattaaaaaaatcaaaaatcacataaaaaattacaacTTAATATAATCTTTGCCATTGATATGTGAATATCAgaggaaagagagagaagaaactGCCATTGTTTGTATCAATAATGGCATTAGATGGAAAAATATGCAGTTCAgcgaagagagaaaataaccGTCAATTTGTCTCAATTTAACACTTTTTTCTGATTTCCGGAAGCTTTttgttatatgtatattatcaAAATGTATTCCAGTCTTTAAGCTCTTTTTATGATTCCGCTTTAAAATGTTACGTAACCTACGGAGAAAAGTGGAAGCGAGAAAATTGAACAATAGGGtccatttctttttacaataaatggaatgatttaattaaaatttaaacaatgaTAAGCTCAAAGTTtagtagagttttttttttgtttattaaagcTCGCGCTCTAcattgaattcattttgtgCATTCAGTCTTGTCTATtgttcttgaaaaataaaatcaaaatgtcACTGCAGAGAGGAAGTAAGGAAGgcttttttgtaagaaaattataagagattttttatacAGTGTGGTTTCGTAGTACGATCCCAAGTAGCTGAAAAAGTCTTACTACGAAGCATAAggcaaaaatcataaaaaaaatgaacagaaatttgaattttcaattaaaaaaaaacattttcttctccagGGGAGATCGCCCACTTGTGGAGTTTTCTTACTTCAACATCTCAGCGGCTGTTGGTACAAATGACCAATCCCTGAGTGAGACTACAACCACTCTCAGTGATTCAAATGGAACTACACCAAATGCAACAGCAGGTGCTACCTCAACGACATCACCACAACTATCCCGAAGTGAGCTTCGTCGCTCTCTGGATCGTTTGGAAGGTCTTGAGATTCTCTCAGCACGTGTTATTGTTCATGGTTTTGGCTCAAGTTGTCCCCATGTGTGGATCTATGAGATGCGTACAGCCCTTATGGCGGTGGAGGATTGCATTGTGATATGTGTGGACTGGGAGAAGGGTGCAACGTTGCCGAACTACGTGAAAGCAGCAGCCAATACGCGACTTGTTGGGAAGCAATTGGCACAACTCCTGTCTGCCCTACAAACCCACCGAGGTCTTCAGATGTCTCGTGTGCATATTATTGGCTTCAGTTTGGGCGCACATGTGGCGGGCTTTGCAGGAGCTGACCTTCCTGGGCTAAATCGTATTACAGGCCTCGATCCGGCTGGACCATTGTTTGAGTCTCAGCATCCAAAAGCTCGGCTCGACAGCAGTGATGCGAGCTTCGTTGATGTGATCCATTCAAATGGGGAAAATCTCATACTGGGAGGATTGGGATCATGGCAGCCCATGGGTCATGTTGACTTCTACCCAAATGGTGGCCGAGTTCAGCATGGATGCTCAAATCTCTTCGTTGGAGCTGTAACTGATTTTATTTGGTGTAAGAAAACTTCTTTCAATTCCTTCTTGGTATGTCCTTGTTAATGAATTTGAactattttttgaactttttccaGCTCCTGCAGCATCGGTTGAGGGGAGATCTCTCTGCAATCATCGAAGGGCGtataaattcttcattgatTCCGTCGCACCACGATGTCTATTCCCAGCTTTTCCCTGCGGAAGCTACGATGAATTTCTTCAAGGCAAATGCTTCCCCTGCAAGCAATCATCAAATGCATCGGGAATTTCCACTGATGCTCGATGTGGCAACATGGGATACTACGCAGATCGATCAACAGGACGTGGGCAGCTTTACCTTGTAACTCGCGAGGAAGAACCTTTCTGTGGTAAGTTTTAACGCTTATTTAAGATTTCTcctttttcagaattttaagATTCTTCTTTATCTTTGCAGCTCATCAATACAACATTGAGATCTACAGCGCTGTTAGTGACTTGCCATTGAGATCTCTGGGACGTTGGGAGGTAACTCTGATTGGAGAAGGAGGTCTCAATGAAACCTTCACAATTACAGAGtaagaattctttgaaatgattaaagagaaatacccgaattaattgaattttcatctttgCAGGAAAGACGACACGGAATTTTTTGCAGGTGAAAAGATTTCACGAATTTTGGTGCCACATCCAGCTCTTGGCTTCCCTACTGATATTTCGCTCACGTACAAATCCTACAGTGGATGGCTATCGCGTGGACTACCTGTTTGGAATATCTACAAAGTAATCTTAACAGATAGCTTTGGTCGGAGTTATTCTATCTGCAAGCGCTTCTTCACACTCGACTCAGGGAAGCCCGAATTGTTGGCCCTCCTGCCTGGGGATTGTCACATTCCTGAGGAGATAGACCTAGAAGAAGGTCCACTGGATAGGATAGATGAGAAGAGGAGTGAGGAAAATGAAGTTGGGGTTGCATTTGGTAGTTTTGAAGATCAAGATTTGCGATTTACACGAGATGACAGGGAGAATAGTATAAATCCCAAATGGCAGTTGGATGGAAATGGATTAGATGGTTCAGCGACTGAACAGAGTCGAGGATTTCCCGAAGAAATTATCACAACCAACAATCCCCCGGAAATCTTTGAGCCTATCCTGAAGGAGAAGCGTCGAAAGACGggcaaaggaagaaaatttgattctGAAGGAAGTAAGTGTGAGGCTGCATTAacttttaaggatttcttagtaagagaattaatttaattttttaggtgGTACAGAAGAGGTCTTGGAGCCAATTCTACGCTCCACAACCCCGCGGAATCAGAATAAATCACAAGAAGATGGACGATCGGCTGGTGATAGAAGGAAATCCAGAGagggaaattttcacacagtTCAACTTTTCCCCTTTCGCCTTGGGGAGTTCCTGGAGCGTGCTGAACGGTATGCAAGGCTAACACTTCTCCCCTTGATTAGTGAAACTGCCCCGAGGTTCTTTAACTTTGGCGCCACAGCGAATGATGATCGCAAACCCAAGTACCTCACAGAGGAGGATTTTAAGCAGGCAGAAATTGCAGAAGCAGTCACGAAGAATCTCCTCAATGTCACCACAGAGACACCTACAAATGTAACGGGGAAAGAGGAAATTCTCACGCATATTGAAGTTGAAAATGCCGCAAATCAACGAAATCTCTATGAACCATTGCGAGAGGAGACAACAAATGAAACGCGTATCCTTTCGCCAAGATCTGCTTCCGATAGCAAATACTATACGAATTTGAAGGATGTTGTGCCACCGAGTGCTCTGCCGGCACTGCCCAATGCCACGCAGACAACACAGACAGAAGAGGAGAATGTGATTCGCATTGATTTGCCCACTTATCGACCACCTTCCGTGGATTTTCCCTACAACTTCGAAGTACCCGCCACGGCACAGGATGATGTGGATGTAGATGAGGCACCTGAGCCAACAGAAATTGTCGAAGATGCCAGGCGAGATACCAACAAATTCATCCCATTAACCTTTTCCCAAGATGCCGAAAAGGTGTGacaaagcaagaaaaaaatcgccaACACCTTTGAGCTGTTATCTAGTCGGGAGTTGAATCCCTCAAAATCTCCCTAAATAGTTTCTCCACGTGTTCTATTACTATCCCCctttttgctcattttgaCTGTCCCCCCTTCTCTAagtggaggttttttttcatattggGACTCGGTGACTAaacaactatttttttttattaagattgcaacttaatttattttttgatttctctattttccGCAACTTTAGtaggtaattaaaaataaaatggaagtTTCTCTTGCAACCCAATGGAAGCTTCATTGTTTAGTTGTACAATTTTacatgtattttaatttttttttgaataaaaaattgaaaaatgaacaaattgttaattaaGGAGTTTTTCTAAGAGCTTTAAGGGTTTTATCATACCAGGAAGGTTTGGTATTAAACTGGTTAAAAGTTCCTCTGCAAGCTTTTTAAACTTTCGTTCTCTTTTAGTATAGTGTCTTCAGGTTTGTACctaaagaacaaaataaagtTCTTTGTTGAACtagaagggttaaaaaaaacttcagtctttattatttttctcaaaaatttacataataaaaCGATACGAGCTTTTTCGTTATATGCATATCTAtatgcatacatacatatcaagaaagctttcaaaatgAGCTTTAGAAACACGTGAAACTTGATATGAAAGAAGAAACATAGAAAATGTGTCTTGACTaagcataaaaatttgaactaaacgaacttttttttgcatttggaCAAAATTCGTGATATCCGtgttttttcctaaatttgtgggcataaaacgcattttttgggtTCCTGGGAACTTACGGGTGCTCTAGGAGCCTCGGGGAGCTCCTccgtgcggaatttggggcctgcggaaattttgacggttgggttacaaatttgaagattttgacggttggggattttacacgactcTCATTTCctggaaatgcatttttgcggaatttttttgtgacgTCACTTCCTTGTCACAAAAAACCTAATTTCCCGTGAAAactcggcggaaaacgcgagaaaattgcgaaaaactgaaaaagtgagggagacggatagcaggaaaatgcatccgtttcattttctcttgagcaaATAGTACCAAAAAtagcgccaatttcaaaaagtagtcaaaaaatcatgaattttatatgggggcgctatgaaggggggctctggggggaaaatgaatgtcgtgggtgaaaaccgcctggtatcagtagactctgtaccaaatttcatcacgatcggaccaacggtgtggaaatgcatagctgaacagacacgaaattatagagagacaaaaaaaaaattaaattaataaatttaaaaattatgatagccgtgataattttttttataaagtcaagacaaattgaagcttttgaatttaaagacctttcgttttttttcatttattttattttttaatgttctttttctctttctctcaaaaCAAAACACTTCTCttacattttacttttttatctgCTAAGGCTATATGAGTAACAGTCCAATGTctatagatttcttttttcaatttatattttgtttttttttctattttttcaccaatttatgtaaataatttaaaattgtgttAATTAATTCCAATGTAATTTGTCCTAGtattaagataaatttttcactacattttcttcttattcttcttctttactGGACATATCGTTTGGCATTTTCTCAcgtatccttttttttagttaaataaataaacataaaattcttaaaatgttcaatttcaaattcaataattattagaaatgtttttctttgtgtATAACTACTAATTTTccgattaaatatttttgtttttcatttttttttgttatttttgcaCTAACCTACAAAGTTTTCTCCCACATTtttttactgtttttttttggtataatttttcatttttaaatgttcctctttgttttaaacttattgtggagattttttttattataatagtTTTCACACCATATGTACTGTAtgatttccacaattttcttttgcatataTGTAATACATGTATGTAGTATATAAAGAGCCTTTTCCTTTGAGAGTGTTTGTGGagttttatatgttttttcttcacccactgtaaatacatttttttttcattttatttacggGAGAATACGAGAAAATGGGTTTGTGTGAACATTggaaaaatgaaggaaattggTGTAATGcattttgtttataaaatttttcggtgttttttgtgtgttaaaaTGTTTATAGAAAAAGGATTGAAGAAGTTGTGGCATTTGTTTCATTTATAATTCACAAAGTACATTCATCCATCTAAACATCGTCTTTTGTGAAATTGTCATGATatgatttcattttcttttcactcatttttgttttctttaaattcttctaacttctttttcttttaaatttattcttcaaacaGTATTTTACCAagatgaaaagtaatttagcTCCTTTTTTGTcctttaataataaatgtacCTACAcgatttactatttttttacgttactattttcaattcattcttaaaatattcttggAAAACTTTAAGCTCATTTCGGTTTCCGTtctatttcacttttcttactgatttctttttttttcaaattcagcACTATTTTCAAGACTCTTTcattcgttctttttttttaatttagccAACACTTTCTCTCAAAgaaattgtgcaaaataataaagttgagattacatttttttcttaattttcaattttatttccagtAGGTAGTTtgctgctattttttttctttctctctaacattcaggattatttttttcttctaacatTGAAAGCgcttttttctctaaaatttattctcttctaTGGACAGTTTCATGAGATATTAGTTTATGTAGCAATATACGTCTTCATTGCTTTGTAAGGCTTTTAAGATTGcctaaaaaggaaatttttgaatatttatgaaagatgcaaaattcaaagaaatttttgtccaaatttttttttcacttaaataCACAGAGGAGTGT harbors:
- the LOC129790143 gene encoding uncharacterized protein LOC129790143 — encoded protein: MLNMFVSSSPFLLFCISYAICLLTSANGFRWPTSEEEALDEQNDIEILKAVQQSMHEWKMKSHHKHHRRKREEKRVCYGDLGCFEDSGPFGYLDMLPASPEEIDTKFYFYSTKNRGDRPLVEFSYFNISAAVGTNDQSLSETTTTLSDSNGTTPNATAGATSTTSPQLSRSELRRSLDRLEGLEILSARVIVHGFGSSCPHVWIYEMRTALMAVEDCIVICVDWEKGATLPNYVKAAANTRLVGKQLAQLLSALQTHRGLQMSRVHIIGFSLGAHVAGFAGADLPGLNRITGLDPAGPLFESQHPKARLDSSDASFVDVIHSNGENLILGGLGSWQPMGHVDFYPNGGRVQHGCSNLFVGAVTDFIWSPAASVEGRSLCNHRRAYKFFIDSVAPRCLFPAFPCGSYDEFLQGKCFPCKQSSNASGISTDARCGNMGYYADRSTGRGQLYLVTREEEPFCAHQYNIEIYSAVSDLPLRSLGRWEVTLIGEGGLNETFTITEKDDTEFFAGEKISRILVPHPALGFPTDISLTYKSYSGWLSRGLPVWNIYKVILTDSFGRSYSICKRFFTLDSGKPELLALLPGDCHIPEEIDLEEGPLDRIDEKRSEENEVGVAFGSFEDQDLRFTRDDRENSINPKWQLDGNGLDGSATEQSRGFPEEIITTNNPPEIFEPILKEKRRKTGKGRKFDSEGSGTEEVLEPILRSTTPRNQNKSQEDGRSAGDRRKSREGNFHTVQLFPFRLGEFLERAERYARLTLLPLISETAPRFFNFGATANDDRKPKYLTEEDFKQAEIAEAVTKNLLNVTTETPTNVTGKEEILTHIEVENAANQRNLYEPLREETTNETRILSPRSASDSKYYTNLKDVVPPSALPALPNATQTTQTEEENVIRIDLPTYRPPSVDFPYNFEVPATAQDDVDVDEAPEPTEIVEDARRDTNKFIPLTFSQDAEKV